The window CCCAAACGCAACGCCAAGCAGAAGAACTGCAACAGGCTAAAGATACCGCCGATGCAGCCAACCGCGCCAAAAGCGAGTTTCTGGCAAATATGAGCCACGAGTTGCGAACGCCGTTAAATATCATTTTAGGGATTGCTCAACTCCTCAATCGCGATCGCGCCCTGAGTACCAACCATCAGCAATACCTCAAAACCCTCAGTCACAGCGGCGAACATCTCCTCGACTTGATTAACGATGTGTTGGAGATGTCCAAAATAGAAGCAGGACGACTCACCTTCAATCAAACTAGCTTCAATCTTCACGAACTGCTTAATAGCTTGCAAAATATGCTGCAAATCAAAGCAGCGTCTAAAGGCTTGCAATTGACCTTCGATCGGAGTCCGCATTTACCCAAAGGCATCAAAACCGATGAAAGCAAACTCCGTCAAGTTCTGCTCAACCTCCTGGGCAATGCCATTAAGTTTACCCGACAAGGCAGCGTGACCTTAAGAGTTAGCGAGCAGAACGATGGCGATCGCACCCAGTACCAACTGACCTTTATCGTAGAAGATACCGGCCCCGGCATCGACCCTCAAGAACAAGAGCGCCTGTTTAAGCCGTTCCAACAAACCGAAACCGGATTAAAAGCAACGGAAGGAACGGGTTTGGGGTTAGCCATCAGCCAACGTTACGTCCAAATGATGGGCGGAGAAATTCGGGTTTCTAGCCAAGTTGAACGAGGGAGTGCTTTTTCCTTCTCGATCCCGGTAGCACTGGTAGATGAGCCGGAACTTCCCATTGAAGAACAGACCAATGTACGCGGGCAAGTGATCGGACTGGCTCCCAACCAACCTACCTATCGCATTCTGATTGTAGAAGATCGCCCCGCCAACCGCTTAGTGCTTGCAGATTTACTCAACTTACCCGGTTTTGAAATTCAAGAGGCCGAAAACGGACAAGAGGCGATTTCGCTTTGGCAAAGTTGGCAACCCCATTTAATCTTTATGGATATCCGGATGCCGATCCTCAATGGCTATGATGCCACGCGCAACATCCGCACCCAAGAACAGCAACGGTTGCAATCGAACAATGCGCTTTCTTCAACCAAAATCATCGCTCTAACTGCAAGCGCTTTCCAAGAACAACGCCAAGATATCCTAGCCGCCGGATGCGATGGTTTTATCAGCAAACCGTTTAAGAGTGAGGAGATTTTTGAGAACATTGCGAAACATCTAAACGTCCAATATCTCTATAGCGAAAGTCCGGATTCTGCGGATGGCGCTAATGCCAACGAACCTCAAGAAATTCAATTTCTGAGCCTCGAACGATTGCAGGTTATGCCGCTTTCTTGGATTGAAAAACTTCATCAGGCTGCTCTTCAAGGCAATGATTATCTGATTGCTGATTTGCTCGTTCAAATTCCGCAAGAACATCAATCACTTGCCAAAATAATTTCTCAGTTAATTGAGGAATTCCGATTCGATCAAATTACTGAAATTACGGGTCAAATCTAACCATCATCTCCTCATGAACACGCAATTAGTAACTCAGAAATTATTGCCTTTTAACATGAACTCATCTTCACCTACTATTGTGAACCGCGACTCTTCTCGAACAGAGCCTTATGTGCCTGATATTTTGCTAGTGGATGATATTCCAGACAATTTGAGATTCCTCTCTAATTTTTTAGCCGATCGCAATTATCGCGTCCGCAAAGCGGTGAATGGCAAAATGGCTTTAGCTGCGGTTCAAGCTTTGCCCCCGGATTTAATTCTTTTAGACATTAATATGCCAGATATGACTGGCTATGAAGTGTGTCGTTATTTGAAAGAAAATCCAACAACATCCTCAATTCCTATCATCTTTCTGAGTGCTGCGAGCGAAACGATTGATAAAGTTGAAGGTTTCCGTTTAGGTGCAGTTGACTATATTACCAAACCCTTTCAGCTTGAAGAAGTTCTAGTCAGAGTTCAGACTCAATTAACCGTGCGAGAACTTCAAAAGAAATCGGAAGAACAAAATATTCAACTTCAACAAGCGCTAGACAATCTCAAAAAAGCTCAAGAGCATTTAGTTCATCAAGAAAAAATGGCAACGCTTAAAAAGGTTGTGGCTGGCGTTGCCCATGAAGTTAATAATCCCCTCAGTTTTATCTTTTGCAATACCGAACCTGCCCATCAACATATTCATAATCTCCTAACCATTCTGGCGCTTTATCAACAATCCTGTCCGCAACCCCCGCCGGAAGTTCAAGCCTTAATTGAGGAAATCGATTTAGAGTTTGTTACAACCGATTTAATTCAATTAATGAAATCGATGAAAACGGGTGCCAGCCGCATTCATGCAGTGATGGCTGCCTTGAAAAACTTTACTCACCTGGATGAATCTGGATTTAAAGAAATCGATATTCATCAAAATATAGAAGCGGTTCTAGCCTTGCTGCGCTATCGTCTCGGCGCTAGAAATGATGAGTTTCAGATTCAAGTTGAAAAAGATTATGGAACCTTGCCCCCCATTTATGGTTATGCCGAGCAAATCAATCAGGTTCTCTTTAATTTAATTCTCAACGCAGTTGAAGCGATTGAATGCAAATATAATCATTGGAAGCGCCAATTTTTTCAACCCCAAATTAAGATTTGGACGGAAATTCGAGGTTATGAATCGATGGTTATTGGAATTCAGGATAATGGAATTGGCATATCTTTAGAAAGTCAAGCGCGTTTGTTTGAACCTTTCTTTACCACCAAGCCCGCAGGTCAAGGTTTGGGGTTGGGTTTAGTCACCAGTCGGCGAATTATTGAAGAAATGCATAACGGTCGCTTGAGTTATGTTTCTTCAGCAGAAAAAGGCACCCAATGGGTTATTGAACTCCCCTTATTCAAACAAGGCTCTCCAAGTTGAAGGGCCCACAATGCCATCCACTTCTAAACCGTAACTTTCTTGAGCAGCAAAGACAGCGGCTTCTGTGGTTGGGCCAAAGTCTCCGTCAATTTCTCCCCAATAAAAGCCAGCTTCTTGCAAGCGAATTTGCAGCCGTTCAACAGCCGAACTGCTCATTCCCCGTCTGAGGATCGGAAATTCTTCTGTAGCGGGCGGGATGTAAACGGGGTTGGGGGTGACGGGTGCAGGTGCAACTCCTGTGGCGGCGAAGGTGACGGGCGGAAATAAGCGAAACCAGGTATTGGGGCCGACAATACTATCGGCGTCTATTCCAGCAGCTTGTTGAAAGCGAGAAACCGCGATCGCAGTCGCTTCGGCAAACAAGCCATCAACCGGGCCGCTATAATAGCCCAGTAGCTTGAGGGCTGCTTGCAGTTCAGACACCGCAGAACCTTGAGCGCCTAAGCTGAGTGTTGGGCGAGTCAGCGCCTCGGCTTGGGGAGGAGAAAGCAGCGTTTGACCCTTAGCCGGAGACAGGGTACTAAAACTCCCGACTAAGACAGCGCTAGCAATAGAAGCGTACAAAATTCGCATGACGTTGACTCCGACTATCGAGCGTTTTTCCCGTTAGTCTAGCAAGCCGATCGATACGGATGCTTGTAGGATGGAGACAATCAAGTTGGTTGATGCATCAGACGTTACGGGAGGGCAATAGAACGCCTCGCGGCTAGTTGCGAGGACGTTGACACATTATGCGTTATTCACTCCTTAGTCGCTTTCAAGGTACTTTTTGCGGTTCGGTGTTGGGCGAGTTATTGGGCCTCAATTTGCCAGGACTCCCCAAGGGTCAGTTTCCCCCAATCTCGATTTCCGGGGGATGGTATGATTTTGCGATCGCCAGCACTGATCATCTCCTCAAGGCGAATTCAACCGAACGGGTAGCAACGTCCCCGTCTCCGGCTGCCCTCGGCGCGATCGTACCCGTTGCCTGTTTTTATCATGAAAATCGGCTGTTATTGCACAAACAACTCACCTCTCTGGGTCAAAGCTACGCCTTTACCCCT is drawn from Desertifilum tharense IPPAS B-1220 and contains these coding sequences:
- a CDS encoding sensor histidine kinase, whose amino-acid sequence is MNSSSPTIVNRDSSRTEPYVPDILLVDDIPDNLRFLSNFLADRNYRVRKAVNGKMALAAVQALPPDLILLDINMPDMTGYEVCRYLKENPTTSSIPIIFLSAASETIDKVEGFRLGAVDYITKPFQLEEVLVRVQTQLTVRELQKKSEEQNIQLQQALDNLKKAQEHLVHQEKMATLKKVVAGVAHEVNNPLSFIFCNTEPAHQHIHNLLTILALYQQSCPQPPPEVQALIEEIDLEFVTTDLIQLMKSMKTGASRIHAVMAALKNFTHLDESGFKEIDIHQNIEAVLALLRYRLGARNDEFQIQVEKDYGTLPPIYGYAEQINQVLFNLILNAVEAIECKYNHWKRQFFQPQIKIWTEIRGYESMVIGIQDNGIGISLESQARLFEPFFTTKPAGQGLGLGLVTSRRIIEEMHNGRLSYVSSAEKGTQWVIELPLFKQGSPS
- a CDS encoding peptidoglycan-binding protein — protein: MRILYASIASAVLVGSFSTLSPAKGQTLLSPPQAEALTRPTLSLGAQGSAVSELQAALKLLGYYSGPVDGLFAEATAIAVSRFQQAAGIDADSIVGPNTWFRLFPPVTFAATGVAPAPVTPNPVYIPPATEEFPILRRGMSSSAVERLQIRLQEAGFYWGEIDGDFGPTTEAAVFAAQESYGLEVDGIVGPSTWRALFE